The Granulicella sp. 5B5 nucleotide sequence TTTACGCCCGCATATTGGCTTGCTCTGGCATGGATAACCAAAGTCGATCGCAGCAAAACGAACAGGTATCGTGCAAAGGACGGAATTGTTAATGAACTCGGATTTTGCATGCTTGGTGGCTTTGGCATTACCGCCGAACTCGCAACAGTCGCATTCGAGCGATGCAAAGAGGCAGGTCTCTTTGCCAATGCGGAAACGCGTGCAGAAAGATGGACGACCGAATTAAGCAGCCCTTTCACCCTCAATGGGCGGTCAATCAGATACCGCTATCCCAATCAGAAAGCGCGATTCCTCTCCGCAGCGATGAAATACGTGAAAGAGCACGAATTGAGTTTGGATTCGGGACGGGCCCTCCGTGATCAACTGTTGGAGATTGCGGGGGTAGGCTACAAGACTGCGAGTTGGGTTACACGAAATGTATTGGACAGTGATGATGTTGCGATTTTAGATATCCATTTGATTCGAGCAGGGCGTCTATGTGGGCTGTTTTCTGCCAAAGATGATGTGCAGCGTAACTACTTGAGCATGGAGGAGCGTTTCCTTTTATTCTCACGGCAACTGCAGCTTCGTCCCGCAATTTTGGATTGTTTGATTTGGGATGAAATGCGCGCGGCTGGTCCTCTGCCGATCAATCTTCTGAATGAAACAGACCATACTCATACCGGACATCGTCGATCAAAGTCAGGCCAGACGCAATTATGGCTTTCTGTTTGAACTATAGTTCCCAGCCGAGCACTCTCATTACTTCCGAGTGCTTATTACAGCCAGGACAGCGACCGCAAGCGACATGGGATGTGTGACAAGAGTGCGCCCATCCCAAGAGGGACGGATCCACGTTAGAGACCTTCACAAGTTCGACTGTGTCTAAGTGGATCGCAGGTGCAACGATCGCGATTCCACCTTCTTGTTGCGCAACCAGATCAGCGATCTGGTTGAGGAATACAGGGCTGCCATCAGCGTGGCGACTATCATTTTGAACCGTACCAATCAAGACGGCGTTTAGGGAACGCGGCATCGCATACATCGCACCGAGC carries:
- a CDS encoding 7-cyano-7-deazaguanine synthase; protein product: MSELLLLSGGIDSIAIAAWLRPAQCLTIDYGQRPAAAEVDAASEVCRRLGLFHDVIRVPINELGSGALAGKPVSEFSSHEEFWPFRNQFLLTLGAMYAMPRSLNAVLIGTVQNDSRHADGSPVFLNQIADLVAQQEGGIAIVAPAIHLDTVELVKVSNVDPSLLGWAHSCHTSHVACGRCPGCNKHSEVMRVLGWEL
- a CDS encoding 8-oxoguanine DNA glycosylase translates to MSRLVSLFIEDQLVQREMPQATDELLPGVSWGDPWTLFTPAYWLALAWITKVDRSKTNRYRAKDGIVNELGFCMLGGFGITAELATVAFERCKEAGLFANAETRAERWTTELSSPFTLNGRSIRYRYPNQKARFLSAAMKYVKEHELSLDSGRALRDQLLEIAGVGYKTASWVTRNVLDSDDVAILDIHLIRAGRLCGLFSAKDDVQRNYLSMEERFLLFSRQLQLRPAILDCLIWDEMRAAGPLPINLLNETDHTHTGHRRSKSGQTQLWLSV